The Agrobacterium cucumeris genome has a segment encoding these proteins:
- a CDS encoding ABC transporter ATP-binding protein has protein sequence MADHLLDVRNLSVEFHTASGVVHAVKDVSYHIDRGETLAILGESGSGKSVSSSAIMNLIDMPPGYISSGRILLDGKDLLTMPAEARREVNGRRIAMIFQDPLSHLNPVYTVGWQIREAMTTHGMGKAEAEAEARRLVARVGIPDPDGALRKYPHEFSGGQRQRVMIAMALALRPDLLIADEPTTALDVTVQAEVLSLLKELQRETGMAILIITHDLGVVAEIADRVVVMEKGVLVEAGTVREVYRNPQHPYTRKLISAAPGRGEMHEPKAGGEPLLSVRDVRKRYGAFEALKGVSFDLMAGETIAVVGESGSGKSTLARILLRLDEPDAGSALWKGQDLFQLSPAELFALRRDLQMVFQDPTQSLNPRMTVFQLISEAWVIHPDILPRARWRERAAELLHQVGLSPEHMRRYPHQFSGGQRQRIAIARALALEPKLIICDEAVSALDVSVQAQVIALLDKLRREMGLSFIFIAHDLPVVRDFADHVMVMQRGEVVEFGSVRQVFEAPREAYTRALLSASLDPDPDMHSARSPTDAGPAIGNSSGVLS, from the coding sequence ATGGCTGACCATCTTCTCGACGTGCGCAACCTTTCCGTGGAGTTCCACACCGCAAGCGGTGTCGTCCATGCGGTGAAGGATGTCTCCTACCATATCGACCGTGGCGAAACGCTGGCTATCCTCGGCGAAAGCGGTTCCGGCAAGTCGGTATCGTCCTCGGCCATCATGAACCTCATCGACATGCCGCCCGGATATATCAGCAGCGGCCGGATATTGCTTGATGGCAAAGACCTTCTGACCATGCCGGCAGAAGCGCGTCGCGAGGTCAACGGCCGGCGCATCGCCATGATCTTTCAGGATCCGCTCAGCCATCTAAATCCCGTCTATACCGTCGGCTGGCAGATCCGCGAGGCGATGACCACCCATGGCATGGGCAAGGCGGAAGCTGAGGCGGAGGCAAGGCGGCTTGTCGCCCGTGTCGGCATTCCTGATCCGGATGGCGCCTTGAGGAAATATCCGCATGAATTTTCCGGCGGACAACGCCAGCGCGTCATGATTGCAATGGCGCTGGCGCTGCGGCCCGACCTGCTGATCGCTGACGAACCGACCACGGCGCTTGACGTGACGGTGCAGGCCGAGGTGCTTTCCCTGCTCAAGGAGCTGCAGCGGGAAACCGGCATGGCCATACTCATCATCACCCATGATCTCGGCGTCGTCGCCGAGATAGCCGACCGGGTGGTGGTGATGGAAAAGGGCGTGCTGGTGGAGGCCGGCACCGTTCGCGAGGTTTATCGCAACCCTCAGCACCCCTATACCCGCAAGCTCATCAGCGCCGCCCCCGGCCGGGGTGAAATGCACGAACCGAAAGCAGGGGGTGAACCTTTGCTCAGCGTGCGCGATGTGCGCAAGCGCTACGGCGCCTTCGAGGCCTTGAAGGGTGTTTCCTTCGACCTGATGGCCGGGGAGACCATCGCCGTCGTTGGGGAAAGCGGCTCCGGCAAGTCAACGCTGGCGCGCATTCTGTTGCGGCTTGACGAGCCGGATGCCGGCAGCGCCCTGTGGAAGGGGCAGGATCTCTTCCAGCTTTCGCCGGCGGAGCTCTTCGCGCTCAGGCGCGATCTGCAGATGGTGTTTCAGGATCCCACCCAATCGCTCAACCCACGCATGACGGTATTTCAGCTCATCTCCGAAGCCTGGGTCATCCATCCGGACATATTGCCCAGGGCAAGATGGCGCGAACGCGCCGCGGAACTGCTGCATCAGGTCGGCCTGTCGCCGGAACATATGCGCCGTTATCCGCACCAGTTCTCCGGCGGCCAGCGGCAAAGGATCGCCATTGCCCGCGCCTTGGCGCTGGAGCCGAAGCTCATCATCTGTGACGAGGCAGTCTCGGCGCTCGATGTGTCAGTGCAGGCGCAGGTTATCGCGCTGCTCGATAAACTGCGCCGCGAAATGGGCCTCTCCTTCATCTTCATCGCCCATGACCTGCCGGTGGTTCGGGATTTCGCCGATCACGTCATGGTCATGCAGCGCGGCGAGGTGGTGGAATTCGGTTCCGTCCGGCAGGTCTTTGAAGCGCCACGTGAGGCCTATACCCGCGCGCTGCTTTCGGCGAGCCTCGATCCCGACCCCGATATGCATTCTGCGCGTAGTCCGACGGATGCCGGCCCTGCCATCGGAAATTCAAGTGGAGTTCTTTCATGA
- a CDS encoding ABC transporter permease: MSLLNADTEIIDEPSFVTRMLRMLWADKFALCAAIFLVVIVILAFVGPAWLGDLATKQNLRGRNLAPFDWQREWYFWLGADALGRSLLARIVAATQNTLMIAAGAVLLSAVTGTVLGLIAGFSSNRVGQIIMRLADVIMSFPSLLIAVIVLYLLGSSILNLMLVLAITRIPVYIRTTRAEVLEVRERMFVQAARVMGASGKRILFRHILPVVLPTLTTLATLDFAYVMLAESALSFLGIGIQPPEITWGLMISQGRQYLTNAWWLSFWPGLAIILTTLSLNLLSNWLRIALDPVQRWRLEMKGRKHG; encoded by the coding sequence ATGAGCCTTTTGAACGCCGATACCGAGATCATCGATGAGCCATCCTTCGTAACGCGCATGCTGCGCATGTTGTGGGCGGATAAATTCGCGCTCTGTGCCGCGATCTTTCTCGTCGTCATCGTCATACTCGCCTTTGTCGGCCCGGCCTGGCTTGGCGATCTCGCGACGAAACAGAACCTGCGCGGACGCAATCTCGCGCCATTCGACTGGCAGCGTGAATGGTACTTCTGGCTGGGAGCGGATGCGCTCGGCCGGTCACTTCTGGCGCGCATCGTTGCCGCCACGCAAAACACGCTGATGATTGCAGCCGGCGCCGTGCTTCTCTCCGCAGTCACCGGCACGGTACTCGGCCTTATCGCCGGGTTTTCCTCCAACCGCGTCGGCCAGATCATCATGCGGCTTGCCGATGTGATCATGTCGTTTCCGTCGCTGCTGATCGCGGTCATCGTCCTTTATCTGCTCGGTTCCTCCATCCTCAACCTGATGCTGGTTCTGGCCATCACCCGCATTCCCGTTTACATCCGCACCACAAGGGCGGAGGTGCTGGAGGTGCGCGAGCGCATGTTCGTGCAGGCGGCGCGCGTGATGGGCGCATCCGGCAAACGCATCCTGTTTCGCCACATCCTGCCCGTGGTGCTGCCGACGTTGACGACGCTTGCGACGCTCGATTTCGCTTATGTGATGCTCGCGGAAAGCGCGCTGTCCTTCCTTGGCATCGGCATTCAACCGCCGGAAATCACCTGGGGTCTGATGATTTCGCAGGGGCGGCAATATCTCACCAATGCCTGGTGGCTGTCCTTCTGGCCCGGGCTTGCCATCATTCTCACCACCCTGTCGCTCAACCTGCTGTCCAACTGGCTGCGCATCGCGCTTGACCCCGTGCAGCGCTGGCGGCTGGAAATGAAGGGCCGCAAGCATGGCTGA
- a CDS encoding ABC transporter permease yields the protein MLSFIRKRSIASLISLVGLIVMVFFLSRLTGDPAALFLPVEASEELKQQFRALHGLNDPLMVQFLRYAGDVMTGDLGESLRKARPALDVVLEAFVWTLWLAVITMSLVTTAAIVVGSLAAFRSGGFFDRMASTISLIGASVPDFWLAIVAIVVFSVNLAWLPTSGTGSVLHWILPISVLFVRPFGIIVQVVRGSMIGALSSAYVKTARAKGVKSGPIIFIHALRNAMLPVITVIGDQAASLLNGAVIVETIFGFPGVGKLMIDSILQRDFNVVLAAILVTALAIFLMNLLIDIAYALLDPRIRH from the coding sequence ATGCTGAGCTTCATCCGAAAACGATCCATTGCGAGCCTGATCTCCCTGGTCGGCCTCATCGTAATGGTTTTCTTCCTCTCCCGCCTGACAGGAGACCCGGCCGCGCTGTTTCTGCCGGTGGAGGCTTCGGAGGAATTGAAGCAGCAGTTTCGTGCGCTGCACGGGCTGAATGATCCGCTGATGGTTCAGTTCCTGCGTTATGCGGGCGATGTGATGACGGGAGATCTGGGTGAATCACTCAGAAAAGCCCGTCCGGCGCTGGATGTGGTGCTGGAGGCCTTCGTCTGGACGCTCTGGCTTGCAGTCATTACCATGTCGCTGGTCACCACCGCGGCCATCGTCGTCGGCTCGCTTGCGGCTTTCCGCTCCGGCGGCTTTTTCGACCGCATGGCCTCGACCATTTCGTTGATCGGCGCTTCGGTTCCGGATTTCTGGCTGGCCATCGTCGCGATCGTCGTCTTTTCGGTCAATCTCGCCTGGCTGCCCACATCAGGCACGGGCTCGGTGCTGCACTGGATATTGCCGATCTCGGTGCTGTTCGTGCGCCCCTTCGGTATTATCGTGCAGGTGGTACGCGGCTCGATGATTGGCGCTTTGTCTTCCGCTTACGTCAAAACGGCGCGCGCCAAGGGCGTGAAATCCGGGCCGATCATCTTCATCCATGCCCTGCGCAACGCCATGCTGCCGGTCATCACCGTCATCGGTGATCAGGCCGCAAGCCTTCTTAACGGCGCCGTCATCGTTGAAACCATCTTCGGGTTTCCGGGCGTCGGCAAGCTGATGATCGATTCCATTCTGCAGCGGGATTTTAATGTCGTTCTGGCCGCCATTCTCGTCACCGCGCTGGCGATCTTCCTGATGAACCTGCTGATCGATATCGCCTATGCGCTGCTCGATCCGCGTATCCGGCACTGA
- a CDS encoding ABC transporter substrate-binding protein has translation MKKSLIAGALVLGSLSAAVSPALAAPGPIKIVLAEEADLLEPCMATRSNIGRIIMENVSETLTELDVRGKNGVQPRLAEKWEQNADGSWRFHLREGVKFSDGTTFDAKDVKHSFERIMSDKNACESRRYFGGMTVTPSVVDDHTIDFKTDPAQPILPLLMSLVTIVPEETKMEFIREPVGTGPYKLTNWTPGQQIVLSARDDYWGKKPQVTEATYLFRADPSVRAAMVQTGEADLSPSISQLDATNPKTDFSYLDSETVYMRLDHNIAPLSDVRVRRALNLAIDRQAFLGTLVPEGAVLATALVPPTTLGWNPDVKVFPYDPDGAKKLLEEAKAAGVKVDTPITIIARTANFPNVTEIMEAIQQQLQDVGFKIDLKFVEVAEHESYYSKPFKEGRGPQIVAAMHDNSKGDPSFTMFFKYATKGTQSGFSDPKVDDLIERASAAVGDERAKLWSELIAYLHDDVVADVLLFHMVGFSRVSERLDFKPTIATNSMLQLSEIGIK, from the coding sequence ATGAAGAAGTCATTGATTGCGGGCGCCCTTGTCTTGGGTTCCCTCAGCGCTGCGGTTTCGCCGGCGCTTGCGGCCCCGGGGCCGATCAAGATCGTGCTGGCGGAAGAGGCTGATCTGCTGGAGCCCTGCATGGCGACCCGCTCCAATATCGGCCGCATCATCATGGAAAATGTCAGCGAAACGCTGACCGAGCTTGATGTGCGCGGCAAGAACGGCGTTCAGCCGCGGCTTGCCGAGAAATGGGAGCAGAATGCCGATGGCAGCTGGCGCTTCCATCTGCGTGAAGGCGTGAAGTTTTCCGATGGCACCACCTTCGACGCCAAGGACGTGAAGCACAGCTTCGAACGCATCATGAGCGACAAGAACGCCTGTGAATCCCGCCGTTATTTTGGTGGTATGACGGTGACACCTTCGGTTGTTGACGACCACACGATCGACTTCAAGACCGACCCGGCCCAGCCCATTCTGCCGTTGCTGATGTCGCTGGTCACCATCGTTCCCGAAGAAACCAAGATGGAATTCATCCGCGAGCCTGTTGGCACCGGACCTTACAAGCTGACCAACTGGACACCGGGCCAGCAGATCGTTCTGTCTGCCCGTGACGATTATTGGGGCAAGAAGCCGCAGGTGACGGAAGCGACCTATCTTTTCCGTGCCGATCCCTCGGTTCGAGCCGCCATGGTGCAGACCGGAGAGGCTGATCTTTCGCCCTCCATTTCCCAGCTCGATGCGACCAATCCGAAGACCGATTTTTCCTATCTCGATAGCGAAACGGTCTATATGCGCCTCGACCACAACATCGCGCCGCTGAGCGATGTGCGGGTGCGCCGCGCGCTCAACCTCGCCATCGACCGGCAGGCCTTCCTCGGCACGCTGGTTCCCGAAGGAGCGGTGCTGGCGACCGCGCTTGTTCCGCCGACCACGCTTGGCTGGAACCCCGACGTCAAGGTCTTCCCTTACGATCCTGATGGCGCAAAGAAGCTGCTCGAGGAAGCCAAGGCTGCCGGCGTGAAGGTGGATACGCCGATCACCATCATCGCGCGCACGGCGAATTTTCCGAATGTCACCGAAATCATGGAGGCGATCCAGCAGCAATTGCAGGACGTCGGCTTCAAGATCGACCTGAAATTCGTGGAAGTGGCCGAACACGAGAGCTATTATTCCAAGCCCTTCAAGGAAGGTCGTGGACCCCAGATCGTCGCTGCCATGCACGACAATTCCAAGGGCGATCCGTCCTTCACCATGTTCTTCAAATATGCCACCAAGGGCACGCAGTCCGGCTTCTCGGACCCCAAGGTGGATGACCTGATCGAACGCGCTTCCGCAGCCGTCGGTGACGAGCGCGCCAAGCTCTGGTCAGAACTCATCGCCTACCTGCATGATGATGTCGTGGCGGATGTGCTGCTGTTTCACATGGTCGGTTTCTCCCGCGTTTCCGAACGGCTGGACTTCAAGCCCACCATCGCCACCAACTCGATGCTGCAGCTTTCGGAAATCGGCATCAAGTAA